ACGCAGATTCGTTTCACGTCGAGGCCCGGCAAAACCGTCACCTTCAAGACGCTTGACGGCAAGGTGCTGAAAACGGGTTGGGACGAGAAAACCAACGTGTTGACCATCGACCGAGCCGAGTCCTTCGTGGTCGCTGACGAAGTCAATCACGTCAAGGTGACTCGCGAGGCGAACACTGTCTACGACTTTGACCGGCCGAACGCGGCCAACCTCGAGGCCGTGTTTGATCGGCAAGGTCGAACGTACTTCAAGTTCGCCGGGTCGGTCGTCCGGATTGGCGTGACCGACGCAAGAAACTTGGGCACCGGCGAGCAGAAGGGGCGCTACTTCATGTTCGAAGGCACTTCGGACCTGTTCACCGTGACGGCGGACGGCAACACGATCCACGTCAAGCGTCGTAAGGAAGTCGTTTACCGCGAGGTGCCCGACGCCACGCTCCAGGCGAGCGGGGGGCGGACATCGTGATGCGCATGGCCCCTGTGGTAGCCGCCCTGTTGGCTTTCACCGCGTTGCCAAGTCAAGCGGACTGTCTCGACGACGCTGCTGCCTTCCATCGCGTGAATCCACGGCTGCTACGCGTGATAGCGCAGCACGAGTCCGGAATGCGCCCGAATGCCGTCAATAGAAACGCGAACGGCACCGAAGACATTGGCCTCATGCAGATCAACACGTCGTGGCTACCAACGTTGGCGCGCTACGGCATCCGTCGCGAGCATCTTTTCAACGGTTGCGTCAGCGCCTACGTGGGTGCGTGGATCCTCGCTTCCAACGTACGTCGCTTCGGCCCGAACTGGAAAGCTGTCGGCGCCTACAACGCGGCAACGCCGTCCAAGCAGCTCGTCTACGCCAGCGCGATCTATCGCCGCTTTATGCAACAGGGCCGGTAACTATGCAGAAGATACATTCGAATCAGGCGCGGCTTCGCGCAGTCATTGTCGCAGGGCTGGCCGGGTTGCATATCGCGGCATCCGCTGCCGTCGATCCTGTCACGAAATCCGTCGACGCCGACGGCTGGCAGGTCCTTGCGTCGGCACCCAAAGCGCCAGCGGCCGGCGCCGAAAATCCGAAGCCGGAACAACTGCAGCCGGTGTCGGCGCCCGCGAGCATGACGGCGCCTGCCTCGACCGATGTCGCTTCTGTTGTGTTGCCCGGAGCAAGTGCGCCAGTTGCGAGCGGCACGCTGACGTTCTCGGTGACGCCGGCGGACGTGAACTTGCGCGACGCGCTTGACCGCTGGCTGCAGCAGCAAGGCTGGCAGCTCGCCTGGAAGATCGATGACGACCTGCCGCTGGAGTTCAACGCGACCTTTACCGGCGATTTCACCTCGGTGCTCGAGCAGGTGATGAAAGCGACGAACCATATGCGCACGCCGACGCGCGCTTGTCGACACACGAACAACGTCATCCGCGTGATCGCACGCGCGGGAAATTGCCAGGATTGAGAACCATGCGTGTTCATCTTTTGAAATTCGGCGCCGCTGTCGTGGCCGCGCTAATGCTTGCGGGCTGCGCCGTTACGCAGCAGGACGTCAACGATAGTTACGACGCAGCGCACCGCGCGATCTCGGACGCGCTAGGGAAGGGGCCGGCGCCCATGGCACTCGTCGAAGACGTTCCCACAGCATTCCTGGGGGACCGGCTGGTGCCGCTGGCGTACGAGGCGACGCTGCCGGCCGTTTTCCGCGAGAAGACGGTCACATTGCCCGCGAACCTTGGCATCAACCAGATCGCCACGCTTATTTCGACGGCGACGGGCTATCCGGTGCACTTGAGCCCGGACGTCTTCGTACCGCGCAGCTCGCTGGTGCCGGGCCAAACCGAGTCCAAGAGTCAGGACACTGCGAGGACCGAAGAGCCGATCTATCGGCAGGCGTTTACTGGACCGGCCGGCATGTACATGCGGAACATGACGACCGATTTGGGCCTCGACTGGTCGTTCGACGGCAGCACGATCAACGTGAATCGATTCGTCACTCGCATGTATCAGATCGCGGCGATTCCCGGCAAGGTCTCGATCCAATCGACGATGACCAAGGGCATGGACACGTCGACCGGCAACCAGGCGGGAGGCGGGGGCAGTTCGGGTGGCAATACCGGCTCGTTCTCGGCTGTAACAAAGACAGGGCGCGAAGGCGACTTTGATCAGATAGCTTCGATCACGGCGGAAATCGATAAGTTGAAATCGCCGATGGGCCGCGTCAGCGTAAATCCGCAAAGTCGGCTGGTGGTGGTGTACGACACGAAGGAAGCGGCAGACAACATCGGCAAGCTGCTCAACCACGAAAATGCGATCTCCACGCGTCAAGTGGCGATCACAGTTAGGACGCTCCAGATTGCGCTGAACAAGGGGAGTCAGGCTGGGGCGAATGCCGACGTCGTGTTCAATGCGATGCACGCTGGCCTTGCGCGCTATGCAGTCAGTTTCACGTCGCCGACTTCGCTCGCGTCGGGTGGTGGGTCGGTTGGCGTGTCGGTGCTGCGGCCGGACGCGCCGTTCTCTGGGACGAACGCGGTCGTGAACGCGCTAAACCAATACGGCCGCACGGTGCAGGACAACACGATGACCAAGATGACGCTCAATGGGCTGCCGGTCGCCATCGCCTCGTTCAAGAGCGATGACTACCTGCGCTCGACCACGCCGTCTTCGGGATCGCTGACGGCGACGTCGGGCGGTGTGCCGGGGCTCACGCCGGGCACAATCACGACGGGCGACTTTGTGAACGTACTGCCGGCTGTCAACGATCACAACCAGATCGTGCTCGCATACTGGGCCGACAGCTCGAAACTCAACGGACCTTTCACGAGCGTCGGGGCCGGTTCTGGTCAAACCCAGCAACAGATCCAGTTGGCGCATACGGTTGGGTCGAAGGATGATCAGACGATCGCGCTGTCGGACGGCCAGACGATCGTCTTGTATGGGGCGATTACGGATCAGGCTGACAGCACGACGAATGCCGGCATCGCCGGCCTCACCGGAACCTGGAACAAGTCGAAGACGTTCCAGGTGATCATGCTGAAGGCGACGGTCGTTCCGTCGATGTGACTGCCATGATGCACATCACGGAACCTCTGCCGACCAACAAGCGCGCACGTTTGGTGTTCGGTATCGATTGGCGTGCCTACCCGGTGAAGGGGGGCAGGGCGGAGCGCCGCCGATATACGGACGCGTTTAATGCGAGCCACTTTGTTGAGTTCAAGGTCGGTGCCGAGCTGATTGGTGGGTTTGCCGAGCCAGACATGTCGGAGATCAAAGGCGCGCGTTTGTACTCGGGCGCCGCTCGCGTTGCGATGCACGAGCGGATCAAAAACCGGGCTGCGGCGCTCGTGCTCTTGCAGGACGACTCGCGCGTCTACTTGGTCTTCGTGGTGCGCGGCGCGGTTCGTAGCGATGAGGTGGTCAAGCCCGAGATGGCGCATGCCCGTCGTCTCGAGATCGAGCAAGAGTGCCAGAAGAACAACCTTCTACTCGTTACGCTCGGTTCGGGTGACCGAATCGGTGATGTTGACGAGCCCTTTCAAGCGAGCGAGTTGCTCGCGAACCGGAAAGTTGGGCTTCTCCGGCGACCACCCATCACGTTGCCGACGGCCATTCCGGTGATGGTCATCGTAGCGGGAGCTTTCTTCGGCGTTCCCAGGGTCGTGGACATGCTCTCGCCTCCACCGCCGCCGCCGCGAGCCCCGACATTCGCAGAACAGTATGCGGCCGCTGTTCACGACGTGTTCGCTCGGACGCAACCGAGAGCGTCCGAGCTCGCGCCGGCGTTGCTTGCCTCCATTGGCCGCAAGGAAACGGTGATCAAGGGTTGGCTCTTCCAAGAGGCGAACTGTCCGTCGGCGGGATTCTGCACGATGACGTTTCGCCGGAATGGGGGAAATTTCGACGATTTCGATCGGGCCGCGACGGCAGATATGCGTCCACTGGGTTTTTCTCGCGATGGGCGTACGTTGGCCTCGCGTGGTCCGGCGATCCCGAAAGCCGCGTCCTTGATGGAGGCCGAATCGAAGAGCTGGCCAGATGAACAAGCTTTCATCGACATGCTGCAGACGCCGCCGCAGCGGATGTCTGTTCTACCCCTCGACCTTCGAGCCTACGGCTATGTTGTCACGCTCGGCGAAGCGCGTCCGCTCATTGCCACAGCAGCCGCAGGGGAGGGCGTGCGTGGCGTGCGCCTGCTCAAGCAGGGCGAATGGACGATAGAAGGGTTTCGCTGGCAAACCCCGCTGCTCGCAAAGCTCCCGCCCAACATGGCTCTCGAATCGCTGAAGGTCGAGCTGCGTCTTAACGAGGGCGCACCAGCGACCACGAACAAGGAAACAGGTGATTCGCCGTATGGCGTCCATTTCACCGCGAAGGGCAAATACTATGTCTCAAATTAAGCAAGCAATCGTCGCGGCGGGTATGAGTATCGCCATGTCGGCGCATGCGGACCCGGTAGTCGCCAAGCTCTCGATCGATGACATCGATCAACTTGCCCGCGCGAACGTCGCTCGGAGCCTAGGCGGGGGCGCGCAGGGATTCGGTATGCTGCCGCCTGGCGCCAATTCGCAGCTACAGCCTGGCATCGCCGCGAACGGTGGTGCGACCGAGCCGCCGCCGAAGCCCGCCGACAAGGCGCCTCGTACGCCGCGCGCGCATGCCGAACCGGTTGCTTTCCTGGGGGCATTCAACGACGAAGCGGGCGCACACGTCTTATATACCTTCCGGGGCGCGATCTACCCTGCGCGCGTTGGCGCGACGCTGCTCAACGGTTGGAGCGTCAAGAGTGTCGACGGCTATTCGGTGATGGTGGCCGAAGGTGGGCGCACTTGGAAGGAGCCGATTCTTGGCGCAGCGCCGACTCAGTCGCCGGCCACGAACGCTGTTCGTTCGCTCATCGACCTGGGCTCCCCGTTACCCGGCGGTGCTGCGCTGCCGGGTATTCCGCCCGGAGGTGCCCAATGAGCTTCTTCGCGGAAATGGAGTCGCAGGAACCGGCCAAGCGCGGCCTGTTTGGCAGGCTCAAGGCCCTAACGGCTGGCTTCACCGATAGCTCGTCGTCGTCGATGCCGATTGTTGGCCGAGAGCCAATCGACGCCGGCGATGCAGCGGTCACGACGGAACCGCAAGGTGTCCGTGAGCCGCGCTTTACGGCGGCGAGCAAGCCAGTGAATCTTCGCCACGTGAGTCCGGGCCAGCCGATGACCATGGGCATGATGCTACGTCGTGCGCAGGAGGAGGCAGAGGACGTCGCGATTATCGGCGAGGGGAGCGGCCAGGAACGGAGGGCGGAAACGGAGACGGACGAGGCTCCCCGGCCTGCGCACCAACCGTTGACGGATGCCGGTGCCCCGGCTCGATCGGAAAGGGCTACTCCAGCGGCTGCCGTCGGCGAGGAAGTTCCACCAGCGCCGATGGACGAAATCGATGTGGCAGCGGGCCAAGCGGCCGAGCCGTCGGGGGAGGGGGCGAGCGTGTCCCAGCCGACCGAATCTGAGCATGCGGCAGCCTCGCCGGATGTCGACGCGGCGCCTGAGTGGGCTTCGGGCTATGACCGTCCTCCCACCGTTCGACGTATTGGGACCGACGTTGTCGAGGCGCCGGACATTCCTGTCGAGAGCGGACGGCCGAGGCTGGTCCACGCTGAATCGCTCAGCTTTAAGCGAGTGCTGTGCCAGCGAGATGAACATGCGGCGCTCACCGTGACGGAGGCCGCCCGCCGCGAATTCATCGCGGTCGAACTGCAGGCCGGCATCTCGATCGTGGTGGCCACCTCTCGTTTCCACGAGAGCCAGCTGTATGCGACCTACCTTAAGGATCTCGCGCGTGCCGATATTTCAGTCCACGAGGAGATGGTTGCAGACGAGGAGGTGATTGCCTCGCTCTACGGCAAAGAAAGGCAGAAAACGGCATCGGCGGTGCCGGAATCGTCCCGAGCGATCGGCTTGTTTCGTGACGTGATCGAAGCCGCTCGTGGGTATGAGGCGAGTGACGTCCACTGGGAGTATCGGGATTTTGCCGACAACGTCGCGCTGCGTCTGCGTGTCGACGGTGAGATGTACTCGTACCGACAGCTGGCCAAGCCGATGGTCCGGAAGGCGTTGTCTGCGGCGTATCAAGACCTGGTCCAGCGCAACACGAACTCGGGCGAATCCTTCCAAGTGACTGCGCCGCAATCGGCGATGATCCCGCTGGTCGCGCACACTGACATCGTGAACATCCGCTGGCAGAGCGCCCCGCTCGTTGGTGGCTTTGACGTCGCACTGCGACTGCTGGATGGGAATTTCAAGCGCGTACGCGTGCTCATGCCGCACGAGATGGGGTTGGAAGCGAGCCAGATCGAGATTCTCGAAGGCCTTGGCAAGGTCACTGGCGGGGCGACGTTCCTGACCGGAGAAACGGGCTCCGCGAAGACCACGCTG
This is a stretch of genomic DNA from Burkholderia gladioli. It encodes these proteins:
- a CDS encoding lytic transglycosylase domain-containing protein, whose translation is MRMAPVVAALLAFTALPSQADCLDDAAAFHRVNPRLLRVIAQHESGMRPNAVNRNANGTEDIGLMQINTSWLPTLARYGIRREHLFNGCVSAYVGAWILASNVRRFGPNWKAVGAYNAATPSKQLVYASAIYRRFMQQGR
- a CDS encoding toxin co-regulated pilus biosynthesis Q family protein, with amino-acid sequence MQKIHSNQARLRAVIVAGLAGLHIAASAAVDPVTKSVDADGWQVLASAPKAPAAGAENPKPEQLQPVSAPASMTAPASTDVASVVLPGASAPVASGTLTFSVTPADVNLRDALDRWLQQQGWQLAWKIDDDLPLEFNATFTGDFTSVLEQVMKATNHMRTPTRACRHTNNVIRVIARAGNCQD
- a CDS encoding type II secretory pathway protein — protein: MRVHLLKFGAAVVAALMLAGCAVTQQDVNDSYDAAHRAISDALGKGPAPMALVEDVPTAFLGDRLVPLAYEATLPAVFREKTVTLPANLGINQIATLISTATGYPVHLSPDVFVPRSSLVPGQTESKSQDTARTEEPIYRQAFTGPAGMYMRNMTTDLGLDWSFDGSTINVNRFVTRMYQIAAIPGKVSIQSTMTKGMDTSTGNQAGGGGSSGGNTGSFSAVTKTGREGDFDQIASITAEIDKLKSPMGRVSVNPQSRLVVVYDTKEAADNIGKLLNHENAISTRQVAITVRTLQIALNKGSQAGANADVVFNAMHAGLARYAVSFTSPTSLASGGGSVGVSVLRPDAPFSGTNAVVNALNQYGRTVQDNTMTKMTLNGLPVAIASFKSDDYLRSTTPSSGSLTATSGGVPGLTPGTITTGDFVNVLPAVNDHNQIVLAYWADSSKLNGPFTSVGAGSGQTQQQIQLAHTVGSKDDQTIALSDGQTIVLYGAITDQADSTTNAGIAGLTGTWNKSKTFQVIMLKATVVPSM
- a CDS encoding ATPase, T2SS/T4P/T4SS family, which translates into the protein MSFFAEMESQEPAKRGLFGRLKALTAGFTDSSSSSMPIVGREPIDAGDAAVTTEPQGVREPRFTAASKPVNLRHVSPGQPMTMGMMLRRAQEEAEDVAIIGEGSGQERRAETETDEAPRPAHQPLTDAGAPARSERATPAAAVGEEVPPAPMDEIDVAAGQAAEPSGEGASVSQPTESEHAAASPDVDAAPEWASGYDRPPTVRRIGTDVVEAPDIPVESGRPRLVHAESLSFKRVLCQRDEHAALTVTEAARREFIAVELQAGISIVVATSRFHESQLYATYLKDLARADISVHEEMVADEEVIASLYGKERQKTASAVPESSRAIGLFRDVIEAARGYEASDVHWEYRDFADNVALRLRVDGEMYSYRQLAKPMVRKALSAAYQDLVQRNTNSGESFQVTAPQSAMIPLVAHTDIVNIRWQSAPLVGGFDVALRLLDGNFKRVRVLMPHEMGLEASQIEILEGLGKVTGGATFLTGETGSAKTTLLRAMSYLVPNRDRIKQFAVNEPSEVPAPWLSDISIQRRPNESEEDANRKVVEVIRTLMRMDPDDLTIGEVRDSVLAGLVAELALTGHPVRATLHGNGILGAVMRLVGGRLKLPMDEVASGSFLNAVGNQKLIPKLCPNCKRPARDVLSDAQITTLERKFGLDTLTMACRDEDGCEKCRRPGLFTRDGKVAAGIKGQTLAMELYRPTSEFLACVATRDWRGAELVWRSGRKTGFADADMTGKTVYEHALYKASQGLIDPRFIDESMCAFDAYRLIPGVEGVNPS